One Pelagicoccus sp. SDUM812003 DNA window includes the following coding sequences:
- the cmoA gene encoding carboxy-S-adenosyl-L-methionine synthase CmoA — protein MSQDKVYATPKEQIKAFAFDSKVASVFDDMIRRSVPGYGMTLSLLGIIAQHYAQPGTRVYDLGCSLGAGMVAMGSNLQTSELEFVGIDNSEAMLQRCRSHLVDLQTRYPVTLHCQDIQATPIENASIVVLNFTLQFIPIEQRLELLTRIHDGLAPGGVLVLSEKIQFEDPRIQEDLTTLHHDFKRANGYSDLEISQKRSALENVLVPETIPAHEQRLDQAGFARNEIWLQCFNFASFLAFK, from the coding sequence ATGTCGCAGGATAAAGTCTACGCCACGCCCAAAGAGCAGATCAAGGCCTTCGCCTTCGACAGCAAGGTCGCGAGCGTATTCGACGACATGATACGTCGCTCCGTCCCTGGCTACGGCATGACCTTATCCCTGCTGGGCATAATCGCCCAGCACTACGCCCAGCCCGGCACTCGCGTCTACGATCTCGGCTGCTCGCTTGGCGCCGGCATGGTAGCCATGGGCAGCAATCTGCAGACGTCCGAGCTCGAGTTCGTCGGCATCGACAACTCGGAGGCCATGCTGCAGCGCTGCCGCAGCCATCTGGTCGACCTGCAGACCCGCTATCCCGTGACCCTGCATTGCCAGGACATCCAAGCCACACCCATCGAAAACGCCTCCATCGTCGTCCTCAATTTCACTCTCCAATTCATCCCCATCGAACAACGACTTGAGCTGCTCACCCGCATCCACGACGGCCTCGCTCCCGGCGGCGTGCTGGTGCTTTCGGAAAAGATCCAATTCGAAGACCCGCGTATCCAGGAAGACCTGACAACCTTGCACCACGACTTCAAGCGGGCGAATGGCTACAGCGACCTGGAAATCTCGCAAAAGCGCAGCGCCTTGGAAAACGTGCTTGTCCCCGAAACCATTCCTGCCCACGAGCAACGCCTCGACCAAGCCGGCTTCGCCCGCAACGAGATCTGGCTGCAGTGCTTCAACTTCGCTTCCTTCCTCGCGTTTAAGTAA
- a CDS encoding DoxX family protein: MKPSLLISWILRIVVALILGPAVYFKFSSADAAIQNFTTLGMEPSGRYIVAMLELITVLLLLTPQGVVWGAILGWGVMSGALIAHATELGFSGPAMPSALMAIASWILCAAIAFLHREKALFLNAMFGGKSHRSDTD, encoded by the coding sequence ATGAAACCCTCTCTCTTGATAAGCTGGATTTTACGGATCGTGGTGGCTCTGATTTTAGGCCCGGCGGTTTATTTCAAGTTTAGCTCCGCAGATGCGGCTATCCAAAATTTCACTACGCTAGGCATGGAGCCGAGCGGCCGGTACATCGTGGCGATGTTGGAGTTGATCACGGTGTTGCTTCTGCTTACGCCGCAGGGCGTGGTTTGGGGCGCGATCTTGGGATGGGGCGTGATGAGCGGAGCATTGATCGCCCACGCGACTGAGCTTGGGTTCTCGGGGCCCGCGATGCCGTCGGCATTGATGGCGATCGCTAGCTGGATTCTGTGCGCCGCGATCGCTTTTCTTCATCGCGAGAAGGCCCTGTTTCTCAACGCGATGTTCGGCGGAAAAAGCCATCGCTCGGATACGGACTAG